From the genome of Mucilaginibacter paludis DSM 18603:
TCGATATGGGCATGGGTTAAAATCACAACGTCAATTTCGCCGGGGTTAAACGGGAAATTTTCGTTTAGCATCACATGGTGGTCGCGCTCGCAATCTAATCCGCAATCAACTAATATTTTATATTGGCCCACTTCCAGCAAATGCATGCTCCCGGTAACCTGTTGGGCCGCGCCGTGTATAGTTAATTTCATTGTTCTCTTTCCGGTTCACGCTTCATCCATCAATTGATGATATGGCGGAACCTGTATATTTTGTTTCTATAAAAAATAGGACACTAAGCCTATTACGGGCAAATATCCATTTTGTTTGATCCCGGATGCAGCCGCACCAAACTACAGCGCCGTAAACGCTGAGTTAATCGATAATTGACCTTACCTATGGACCATTCACTATGGACTATTGGCTATCGACCATGGACCATCGACTATGGACTATTCACCATGGACTATCGACCATGGACCATGGACTTCACCTCTACGAAACCTCAAACTGCAAGCCGCTCAAGTAACGGTACAAGCCCTGTTCGTTCTTCAATAATTCTTCGTGGTTGCCGCTTTCAATGATCAGTCCTTTTTCCAGCACGATGATCTGATCGGCCTCGCGGATGGTTGATAAACGGTGGGCGATGATAATCGAAGTCCGGTTCTTCATCAGCTCTTCCAAGGCTTCCTGCACCAGGCGTTCCGATTCGGAATCCAGCGACGAGGTGGCCTCATCTAAAATTAAAATAGAAGGATTTTTTAAAAGCGCCCTGGCTATGGCAATACGTTGGCGTTGCCCGCCAGAAAGTTTTACGCCGCGTTCGCCTACAATAGTTTCATAACCATCCGGGAAACCTGTAATAAAATCATGCGCATTGGCACGTTTACCGGCCTGTATAATCTCTTCTTCGGTAGCGCTTAGCTTTCCGTAGGCAATATTCTCACGGATGGTGCCACCAAACAGCATCACGTCCTGCGGTACGATGGCCACCTGGTTACGGATATCTGTTAACGAATATTCCGAAGCTGCTTTTCCGTCAAATAATAATTCCCCGCTTTGCGGATGATAAAATTGTAAAATCAATGCCGCCATAGTTGATTTTCCCGATCCGCTTGGGCCAACAATCGCCACTTTTTGACCCGCAACCGCGTTAAATGAAATCCCCTTAAGCACCTCGATTTCTGGACGGGAAGGGTAGTAAAACCTAACGTTATTAAAAGAAAGGTTACCTTCAATTTTTTCGGTCACGATATTGTCGGTTTCATGGATGTCGATAGGCTCACCCTGGTCATTCAAAATCTCAACAACGCGCTCGCTTGATCCAACCGCTTTCTGGATGTTGGCATACTGTTCGGGTAAACTACCTAACGAAGCTGAAACTAAGATGGCGTATAATACAAATTGAGTAAGCTCGCCAACCTTTAAACTGCCGGATTGTACCAGCAAAGCACCATACCAAATTACGCCAACGATTACTCCGAATAAACAAAATACGATAAACGATGCAAATAATCCCCTGAATTTGGCACCTTTAACGGCCAGTTTAGCCACCTGCCTTACGCTTTTATCATACCTTCCCGCTTCAAAAGCTTCGTTAACAAACGCTTTTACGCTGGCTATGCCTTGCAGGGTTTCTTCAACAATGGTATTTGATTCGGCAAGTTGATCCTGTGCCTGGCGGGAGAGCGTGCGAATGAACCGGCCAAAAAATATGGCACAGGGGATAATGATGGGTAAAATAATGAGTAAGATGAGTGCAAGCCTGCCGGACACGATAGCCATCATGGCAATTCCGCCCACCATCAGGATTACTTGCCTGATAATTTCAGCAAAAGTAGTGGTGAGCACATCCTGAATCTGCGACAGATCGGCAGAAATGCGGCTGTTCAGTTCTCCCACCCGGCGGTTGGAAAAGAAATTCATCGGGAGGGTAATCAGCTTAAAATAAGTATCGCGCCTAATGTCGGCCAGTGCATTCTCGGCAATTTGCACAAACCAGGTTACCCTGAAAAACGAAACGAAGGCCTGTATAAATAAAATTACAAAAGCAATTAAGCCTATGGTGTTTAAATTGGGCGGTAAAACGCCCTGCTTAATATCCCCCTTAGCGGCGTCAATCAGTCCGCCTAACAATTTAGGGAAGGCCAGCCCTGTTATGCTTGATAGCAGCAGGAATAGCATAGCGCCTGCAAACTTAAAGCGATAAGGTTTAACGTAACTAAGCAGTTTGCCTAAGTTTTGCAAGCTTTGCTTGTTCAGTTTAGCTTTAGGCAAGTCTGCC
Proteins encoded in this window:
- a CDS encoding ABC transporter ATP-binding protein; this encodes MARGRGQLNSGNTQAADLPKAKLNKQSLQNLGKLLSYVKPYRFKFAGAMLFLLLSSITGLAFPKLLGGLIDAAKGDIKQGVLPPNLNTIGLIAFVILFIQAFVSFFRVTWFVQIAENALADIRRDTYFKLITLPMNFFSNRRVGELNSRISADLSQIQDVLTTTFAEIIRQVILMVGGIAMMAIVSGRLALILLIILPIIIPCAIFFGRFIRTLSRQAQDQLAESNTIVEETLQGIASVKAFVNEAFEAGRYDKSVRQVAKLAVKGAKFRGLFASFIVFCLFGVIVGVIWYGALLVQSGSLKVGELTQFVLYAILVSASLGSLPEQYANIQKAVGSSERVVEILNDQGEPIDIHETDNIVTEKIEGNLSFNNVRFYYPSRPEIEVLKGISFNAVAGQKVAIVGPSGSGKSTMAALILQFYHPQSGELLFDGKAASEYSLTDIRNQVAIVPQDVMLFGGTIRENIAYGKLSATEEEIIQAGKRANAHDFITGFPDGYETIVGERGVKLSGGQRQRIAIARALLKNPSILILDEATSSLDSESERLVQEALEELMKNRTSIIIAHRLSTIREADQIIVLEKGLIIESGNHEELLKNEQGLYRYLSGLQFEVS